In Fusarium oxysporum f. sp. lycopersici 4287 chromosome 6, whole genome shotgun sequence, a single window of DNA contains:
- a CDS encoding hypothetical protein (At least one base has a quality score < 10), with translation MRFSSYIVSLMAAGAVAAPHNGNWQNGNKNSKVVTKFEYVTHYVVGEGSSPQTTCVPQPQKSGFKQYIPTPVYAQPATSQFVKEPKHAPNQDSSSNFGPSYGLSTDQEKAIHLHNEARKAVGNDPLSWDDTLASGAQEWADHLASKGLLKHSQSDDGENLYMGTSDSPYSAAVKAFLAEDSQYNGEAISGSNYMSFGHYTQCVWKYTTKVGMGVSKDSSGTSWVVARYQKPGNMQVPQQRNFMLYSLIFI, from the coding sequence ATGCGTTTCTCAAGCTACATCGTTTCCCTGATGGCCGCCGGTGCCGTGGCCGCTCCCCACAACGGCAACTGGCAAAATGGCAACAAGAATTCTAAGGTCGTTACCAAGTTCGAGTACGTTACTCACTACGTTGTCGGTGAAGGCAGCTCTCCGCAGACCACCTGCGTCCCTCAGCCTCAGAAATCCGGCTTCAAGCAGTACATTCCCACTCCCGTCTACGCCCAGCCTGCCACTTCCCAGTTCGTCAAGGAACCCAAGCACGCCCCTAACCAGGATTCTAGTTCCAACTTTGGTCCCAGCTATGGTCTCTCCACCGATCAGGAAAAGGCCATTCACCTCCACAACGAGGCCCGTAAGGCCGTTGGCAATGACCCTCTGTCTTGGGACGACACTCTTGCCTCTGGTGCCCAAGAGTGGGCCGACCACCTCGCTTCGAAAGGCTTGCTCAAGCATTCCCAAAGTGACGATGGTGAGAACCTGTACATGGGCACTTCTGATAGTCCTTACTCTGCTGCCGTCAAGGCCTTCCTCGCCGAGGACAGCCAGTACAACGGTGAGGCCATCTCGGGCTCTAACTACATGAGCTTTGGCCATTACACCCAGTGCGTCTGGAAATACACCACCAAAGTCGGCATGGGTGTTTCCAAGGACAGCAGCGGCACCTCCTGGGTCGTCGCCCGCTACCAGAAGCCTGGCAATATGCAAGTCCCTCAGCAACGAAATTTCATGCTATACTCGCTAATATTCATATAG
- a CDS encoding hypothetical protein (At least one base has a quality score < 10), with the protein MDDTHHPSPESSPKAPLSHPVKYQRRITPPERKSLPSPPASDERKRASTATADELPQGLVEFKRKCRTGDYSPLTNFHLSKADYTRLHDEIQATFRRFDYNPRRQLISFRMPSALHDLFISFFGSAILNKIREIGRQNRQARAFTESIDNALSSRVLLNDGDDKWEQQPDAQLEHHEARYPGLVVEVALTQDAKELRRIAKRYIYYTDGQIKVVLGIDLNEDKESTISAWKPTFSPAQNGDGVDMDIEQVVQSQPFRDANKNPVTGSLTLHLHDFAPDNLCQGCPNTAFLISYRDMSDMMAKAERRKLLREQKEVPEPSIRVVNKRRYSESSEDRMAEDDENRYSDEADDANDKEDRVDGAYKPPKNLENMTFEPRKKRAQEASRGDCS; encoded by the exons ATGGACGATACGCATCATCCATCACCCGAATCATCACCAAAGGCGCCTCTTTCGCATCCCGTCAAGTACCAACGAAGGATCACCCCGCCCGAGCGCAAGTCTCTGCCTTCGCCTCCAGCCTCTGACGAACGCAAACGGGCCTCGACCGCTACCGCTGATGAACTACCCCAAGGGCTTGTCGAGTTCAAGCGCAAGTGTAGGACTGGCGACTACTCGCCGCTGACGAATTTTCACCTTAGCAAGGCTGATTACACCCGCCTTCACGACGAGATCCAGGCTACCTTTCGACGCTTCGATTACAACCCTCGACGTCAACTTATCAGCTTTCGCATGCCTTCCGCGCTCCACGACTTATTCATTTCATTCTTTGGAAGCGCTATCTTGAATAAAATTCGCGAAATCGGACGCCAGAACCGACAAGCTCGCGCCTTCACCGAGAGCATCGACAATGCTTTGTCATCTCGTGTTCTTCTGAACGATGGCGATGACAAATGGGAACAACAACCGGATGCGCAGCTCGAGCATCACGAAGCCCGATACCCTGGCTTAGTTGTCGAGGTTGCATTGACTCAAGACGCGAAGGAGTTGCGACGGATTGCCAAACGGTACATCTATTATACCGATGGACAGATCAAAGTGGTTCTTGGCATTGATCTCAATGAAGACAAAGAGTCCACCATATCAGCGTGGAAGCCCACGTTCAGCCCAGCACAAAatggtgatggagttgaCATGGACATTGAGCAAGTTGTTCAGTCACAG CCTTTTCGAGACGCCAACAAGAACCCTGTAACTGGGTCCTTGACACTACACCTTCACGACTTTGCGCCTGACAATCTATGTCAAGGCTGTCCCAACACTGCCTTCTTAATCTCATACCGCGACATGTCAGACATGATGGCTAAGGCCGAACGGCGCAAACTGCTACGAGAACAAAAGGAGGTGCCGGAGCCCTCAATCCGCGTTGTTAATAAGCGACGCTATTCAGAAAGCTCAGAGGACCGGATGGCggaagacgatgagaatCGATACTCCGATGAGGCAGACGATGCAAATGACAAGGAGGATCGTGTCGACGGAGCTTACAAGCCCCCCAAGAATCTTGAAAACATGACTTTTGAGCCTCGCAAGAAGCGTGCTCAAGAGGCGAGCCGGGGCGATTGTTCTTGA